The Microbacterium maritypicum genome contains a region encoding:
- a CDS encoding RNA polymerase-binding protein RbpA yields the protein MADRSLRGIRLGAQSLQSEEGVVFMERRETTYTCDTCGHVTNLMFAADAEPPQTWECRACGAEARLNVDGQAVTLEVTDEKAARTHWDMLLERRSRAELEELLEERLAFIRARRGAGEDPTREKIGA from the coding sequence ATGGCAGATCGCAGCCTGCGCGGCATCCGACTCGGCGCCCAGAGCCTACAGAGCGAAGAGGGCGTCGTTTTCATGGAGCGCCGTGAGACCACCTACACCTGTGACACTTGCGGCCACGTCACGAACCTGATGTTCGCGGCGGACGCAGAACCGCCCCAGACCTGGGAGTGCCGCGCGTGCGGCGCCGAAGCCCGCCTGAACGTCGACGGCCAGGCCGTCACGCTCGAGGTCACCGACGAGAAGGCTGCCCGCACCCACTGGGACATGCTGCTGGAGCGTCGGAGCCGCGCGGAACTCGAGGAACTCCTCGAAGAGCGCCTCGCCTTCATCCGCGCCCGCCGCGGTGCCGGCGAAGACCCGACCCGCGAGAAGATCGGCGCTTAG
- a CDS encoding glycerophosphodiester phosphodiesterase family protein: MTHPYFSKTRHPRVLAHRGLITAAGEDSGVWENSAAAFAAAHAAGIDYIETDCQVTADGDVVLFHDETLTRLVGDSRSVREVRTRELRMLFADHGGLLTVAEALASFPDVRFNIDVKTPAAVDPLGPILVEHTHRVLLTSFSDATRRAALASVLRSGAALRPATSGGSGTIAALRALSALRLSPARVLREVDALQIPERYGALKVMTPALVRAARRHDVEVHVWTVNEPEHMQRLIALGAHGIVSDRADVALKALIPR; encoded by the coding sequence GTGACACACCCGTACTTCTCGAAGACGCGGCATCCCCGAGTCCTCGCCCACCGCGGTCTGATCACCGCGGCAGGCGAGGACTCGGGCGTCTGGGAGAACTCCGCTGCGGCATTCGCCGCTGCGCATGCGGCAGGCATCGACTACATCGAGACCGACTGCCAGGTCACGGCTGATGGCGACGTCGTCCTGTTCCACGATGAGACACTGACCCGGCTGGTCGGCGACAGCCGCAGCGTGCGGGAGGTGCGCACTCGAGAGCTCCGGATGCTCTTCGCGGACCACGGCGGGCTCCTGACGGTGGCCGAGGCACTGGCTTCCTTCCCGGACGTCCGCTTCAACATCGATGTGAAGACCCCCGCAGCCGTCGATCCGCTCGGACCGATACTGGTCGAGCACACGCACCGGGTGCTCCTGACGAGCTTCTCCGACGCGACCCGTCGAGCCGCGCTTGCCTCGGTCTTGCGGTCCGGAGCAGCACTTCGCCCCGCCACATCCGGTGGGAGCGGAACGATCGCCGCGCTGAGGGCTCTGTCGGCGCTGCGCCTCTCCCCCGCTCGTGTGCTCCGGGAGGTCGACGCTCTGCAGATACCCGAGCGCTACGGTGCGCTGAAGGTCATGACGCCGGCCCTCGTCCGCGCTGCCAGACGACATGACGTCGAAGTCCACGTATGGACGGTGAACGAGCCCGAACACATGCAGCGCCTCATCGCTCTCGGCGCCCACGGAATCGTCTCCGATCGCGCGGACGTGGCACTCAAAGCGCTGATCCCCCGCTGA
- a CDS encoding SPFH domain-containing protein: MNDASFIPTAILWVLVIAVIIFVVVTVARAIRIIPQATAGVVERLGRYHKTLTPGLNVLVPFIDRLRPLIDMREQVVSFPPQPVITEDNLVVSIDTVVYFQVTDARAATYEIANYLGAVEQLTTTTLRNVVGGLNLEEALTSRDNINGQLRVVLDEATGKWGIRVGRVELKAIDPPISIQDSMEKQMRAERDRRAAILTAEGTKQSAILEAEGARQAEILRAEGDKQAAVLRAQGEAEAIQNVFSAIHQGEPDDKLLAYQYLQMLPKISEGQSNKLWIIPSELTEALKGIGSAFTPKPGQGPTNTLPGA, from the coding sequence CGTCGCTCGCGCGATCCGCATCATCCCGCAGGCCACAGCGGGGGTCGTCGAACGCCTCGGGCGCTACCACAAGACCCTCACCCCCGGGCTCAACGTCCTCGTGCCCTTCATCGATCGCCTGCGCCCTCTGATCGACATGCGCGAGCAGGTCGTCTCGTTCCCGCCGCAGCCGGTGATCACCGAGGACAACCTCGTCGTGTCGATCGACACGGTCGTCTACTTCCAGGTCACCGATGCGCGCGCCGCGACCTACGAGATCGCGAACTACCTCGGCGCGGTCGAGCAGCTGACGACCACCACTCTGCGTAACGTCGTCGGTGGACTGAACCTCGAAGAGGCGCTCACCAGCCGCGACAACATCAACGGTCAGCTCCGTGTCGTCCTCGACGAGGCGACAGGCAAGTGGGGCATCCGCGTCGGTCGCGTCGAGCTCAAGGCGATCGACCCGCCCATCTCGATCCAGGACTCCATGGAGAAGCAGATGCGCGCCGAGCGTGACCGCCGCGCCGCGATCCTGACGGCAGAGGGAACGAAGCAGTCCGCGATCCTGGAAGCCGAAGGTGCTCGCCAGGCCGAGATCCTCCGCGCAGAGGGCGACAAGCAGGCCGCCGTGCTGCGTGCGCAGGGTGAGGCCGAGGCCATTCAGAACGTCTTCAGCGCGATCCATCAGGGCGAGCCGGACGACAAGCTCCTCGCCTACCAGTACCTCCAGATGCTGCCGAAGATCAGCGAGGGTCAGTCCAACAAGCTGTGGATCATCCCGAGCGAACTCACCGAGGCGCTCAAGGGCATCGGCAGTGCATTCACCCCGAAGCCGGGCCAGGGCCCGACGAACACGCTGCCGGGCGCGTGA